The Alosa sapidissima isolate fAloSap1 chromosome 5, fAloSap1.pri, whole genome shotgun sequence genome has a window encoding:
- the LOC121709564 gene encoding integrin beta-7-like isoform X1 has product MQQTWFMVIAILCCLGPNDTLGIWQSCQPQPTCSKCLRSPGCAWCKQKVFLKSGESNERRCDSPESLRSRKCENVINPKSEMEFRMDKPLSSEKDDVIQLKPQSIEVKLRIGQPEEFKVLFQRAEGYPIDLYYLMDLSFSMKDDLDKIKNLGQDILTTLHSFTSDRHIGFGSFVDKVALPYVSQQRSRLANPCPSRMEKCQPAFSFRNILPLTNQAKRFKEEVSKQNISGNLDSPEAGLDAIMQAAVCRNEIGWRNVTSILVYTSDDTFHMAGDGRLAGIYRPHDGQCHLDSKSAYEGTLQDYPSIGHLSTVLQSNNMQLIFAVTEEIYPAYKALSELIPHSVVGVLKNDSSNVVELISDAYRNLSASIVFEHEQAPAGLSISYRSSCEGGKESNWSTRGECNGIKLNQQVEFTVRLNATDCLTKNAPINIKVQGINAVLTVYVETICDCDCEDRQENSSHCNYNGTFHCGMCSCDDKHLGQMCECQLSDDFDSIKAMSALCRQTNNSDICNGNGHCECGKCACHNQYRGLFCECDDNSCPQANNKMCNGKGSCSCGTCMCNVGYSGEKCHCPPEKERDCWKEGGTTCSGHGQCPCDHCICKKGMTGKYCHKVEEPCSTRYQNCTLCAVHDSKYPGVNCDKACSGLTPVKMEGPQEYDCVLEGFTFYIEVTDDGNIKIYHADLPSKSHNTIFGSVDKTSVIIGSSVTGIVVIGIVIIIVYRLLVELYDLREYRSFLRAQEQTDWKHTQNPLFQGATTTVMNPLHDGVE; this is encoded by the exons ATGCAGCAGACATGGTTCATGGTGATTGCTATTCTTTGTTGCTTGGGACCGAATGACACACTGG GTATTTGGCAGTCTTGCCAACCACAGCCTACTTGTTCAAAATGTTTGAGAAGTCCTGGCTGCGCATGGTGTAAACAGAAG GTCTTCCTCAAGTCTGGAGAGTCAAATGAACGGCGATGTGATTCGCCCGAGTCACTGAGAAGCAGGAAATGTGAAAATGTGATCAACCCTAAATCAGAGATGGAGTTCCGGATGGACAAACCGCTGAGCAGTGAAAAAGACGATGTGATCCAGCTGAAGCCTCAGTCCATTGAGGTCAAACTGCGGATAG GTCAGCCTGAAGAGTTTAAAGTGTTATTCCAGCGGGCTGAGGGCTACCCAATAGACCTGTATTACCTGATGGACCTCAGCTTCTCCATGAAGGATGATCTGGACAAAATCAAGAACTTGGGACAGGACATCCTCACCACTCTACATTCTTTCACCTCAGACAGGCACATAG GGTTTGGCTCATTTGTGGATAAGGTGGCACTGCCGTACGTGAGCCAGCAGCGCTCCCGACTGGCCAACCCATGTCCCAGTCGCATGGAAAAGTGTCAGCCAGCCTTTAGCTTCCGGAACATTCTCCCTCTGACCAACCAGGCCAAGAGGTTCAAGGAGGAGGTTAGCAAGCAGAACATCTCCGGTAACCTGGACTCGCCAGAGGCTGGGCTGGACGCCATCATGCAGGCTGCCGTCTGCCGG aATGAGATTGGATGGAGAAACGTCACCAGCATTCTGGTCTACACGTCCGATGACACCTTCCACATGGCGGGAGATGGACGACTGGCTGGAATCTACCGCCCCCATGATGGGCAGTGCCACCTGGATAGCAAGTCTGCCTATGAGGGCACGCTCCAG gatTATCCTTCTATAGGTCATCTCTCGACGGTTCTTCAGAGTAACAATATGCAGCTCATCTTTGCTGTGACTGAGGAAATCTACCCAGCATACAAG GCACTGAGTGAGCTGATCCCTCACTCCGTAGTGGGGGTGCTAAAGAACGACTCCAGTAATGTGGTGGAGCTCATCTCAGATGCatataga aatctGTCCGCCTCCATAGTGTTTGAGCATGAGCAGGCTCCTGCAGGCCTGTCCATCTCCTACCGGTCATCCTgtgaaggagggaaagagagcaaCTGGAGCACCCGGGGGGAGTGCAATGGGATCAAACTGAACCAGCAG GTGGAGTTCACCGTGCGTTTGAATGCCACAGACTGCCTAACAAAGAATGCCCCGATAAACATCAAAGTGCAGGGCATTAATGCCGTCCTCACTGTCTATGTGGAGACCATCTGTGACTGTGACTGCGAGGACCGCCAAGAGAACTCCTCTCACTGCAACTACAACGGAACGTTTCACTGTGGAATGTGCAG CTGTGATGATAAGCATCTTGGCCAGATGTGTGAGTGCCAGCTGAGCGATGACTTTGACTCCATAAAGGCCATGTCTGCGCTCTGTCGCCAGACCAACAACTCGGACATATGCAACGGCAATGGGCACTGCGAGTGTGGGAAATGTGCCTGCCATAACCAGTACCGTGGCCTGTTCTGTGAATGTGACGACAACAGCTGTCCCCAGGCcaacaacaaaatgtgcaatG ggaAGGGATCGTGTAGCTGTGGCACATGTATGTGTAATGTCGGATACAGTGGTGAAAAGTGTCACTGTCCTCCTGAGAAAGAACGGGACTGTTGGAAAGAGGGCGGCACGACATGCAGTGGACATGGCCAGTGTCCTTGTGACCACTGCATCTGCAAAAAGGGAATGACTGGGAAGTACTGTCACAAGGTCGAAGAACCATGTAGCACAAGATATCA GAACTGCACACTGTGTGCAGTACATGACTCAAAATACCCAGGAGTGAACTGTGATAAGGCCTGCTCTGGTCTGACTCCAGTTAAGATGGAGGGCCCACAGGAATATGACTGTGTTCTCGAGGGATTCACCTTCTATATTGAAGTAACAGATGATGGAAACATCAAGATATACCACGCAGACCTGCCCAGTAAGAGCCACAACACCATTTTTG GGTCTGTTGATAAGACCTCGGTCATCATCGGGAGTTCCGTAACAGGCATCGTGGTGATCGGTATTGTGATAATCATCGTGTACCGGCTACTGGTCGAGCTGTACGACCTGCGAGAATACCGCAGTTTTCTGCGTGCCCAGGAGCAGACTGACTGGAAACAT ACCCAAAATCCGCTCTTCCAGGGAGCGACGACCACTGTTATGAACCCACTGCACGATGGGGTGGAGTAA
- the LOC121709564 gene encoding integrin beta-7-like isoform X2, with protein MQQTWFMVIAILCCLGPNDTLGIWQSCQPQPTCSKCLRSPGCAWCKQKVFLKSGESNERRCDSPESLRSRKCENVINPKSEMEFRMDKPLSSEKDDVIQLKPQSIEVKLRIGQPEEFKVLFQRAEGYPIDLYYLMDLSFSMKDDLDKIKNLGQDILTTLHSFTSDRHIGFGSFVDKVALPYVSQQRSRLANPCPSRMEKCQPAFSFRNILPLTNQAKRFKEEVSKQNISGNLDSPEAGLDAIMQAAVCRNEIGWRNVTSILVYTSDDTFHMAGDGRLAGIYRPHDGQCHLDSKSAYEGTLQDYPSIGHLSTVLQSNNMQLIFAVTEEIYPAYKALSELIPHSVVGVLKNDSSNVVELISDAYRNLSASIVFEHEQAPAGLSISYRSSCEGGKESNWSTRGECNGIKLNQQVEFTVRLNATDCLTKNAPINIKVQGINAVLTVYVETICDCDCEDRQENSSHCNYNGTFHCGMCSCDDKHLGQMCECQLSDDFDSIKAMSALCRQTNNSDICNGNGHCECGKCACHNQYRGLFCECDDNSCPQANNKMCNGKGSCSCGTCMCNVGYSGEKCHCPPEKERDCWKEGGTTCSGHGQCPCDHCICKKGMTGKYCHKVEEPCSTRYQNCTLCAVHDSKYPGVNCDKACSGLTPVKMEGPQEYDCVLEGFTFYIEVTDDGNIKIYHADLPRSVDKTSVIIGSSVTGIVVIGIVIIIVYRLLVELYDLREYRSFLRAQEQTDWKHTQNPLFQGATTTVMNPLHDGVE; from the exons ATGCAGCAGACATGGTTCATGGTGATTGCTATTCTTTGTTGCTTGGGACCGAATGACACACTGG GTATTTGGCAGTCTTGCCAACCACAGCCTACTTGTTCAAAATGTTTGAGAAGTCCTGGCTGCGCATGGTGTAAACAGAAG GTCTTCCTCAAGTCTGGAGAGTCAAATGAACGGCGATGTGATTCGCCCGAGTCACTGAGAAGCAGGAAATGTGAAAATGTGATCAACCCTAAATCAGAGATGGAGTTCCGGATGGACAAACCGCTGAGCAGTGAAAAAGACGATGTGATCCAGCTGAAGCCTCAGTCCATTGAGGTCAAACTGCGGATAG GTCAGCCTGAAGAGTTTAAAGTGTTATTCCAGCGGGCTGAGGGCTACCCAATAGACCTGTATTACCTGATGGACCTCAGCTTCTCCATGAAGGATGATCTGGACAAAATCAAGAACTTGGGACAGGACATCCTCACCACTCTACATTCTTTCACCTCAGACAGGCACATAG GGTTTGGCTCATTTGTGGATAAGGTGGCACTGCCGTACGTGAGCCAGCAGCGCTCCCGACTGGCCAACCCATGTCCCAGTCGCATGGAAAAGTGTCAGCCAGCCTTTAGCTTCCGGAACATTCTCCCTCTGACCAACCAGGCCAAGAGGTTCAAGGAGGAGGTTAGCAAGCAGAACATCTCCGGTAACCTGGACTCGCCAGAGGCTGGGCTGGACGCCATCATGCAGGCTGCCGTCTGCCGG aATGAGATTGGATGGAGAAACGTCACCAGCATTCTGGTCTACACGTCCGATGACACCTTCCACATGGCGGGAGATGGACGACTGGCTGGAATCTACCGCCCCCATGATGGGCAGTGCCACCTGGATAGCAAGTCTGCCTATGAGGGCACGCTCCAG gatTATCCTTCTATAGGTCATCTCTCGACGGTTCTTCAGAGTAACAATATGCAGCTCATCTTTGCTGTGACTGAGGAAATCTACCCAGCATACAAG GCACTGAGTGAGCTGATCCCTCACTCCGTAGTGGGGGTGCTAAAGAACGACTCCAGTAATGTGGTGGAGCTCATCTCAGATGCatataga aatctGTCCGCCTCCATAGTGTTTGAGCATGAGCAGGCTCCTGCAGGCCTGTCCATCTCCTACCGGTCATCCTgtgaaggagggaaagagagcaaCTGGAGCACCCGGGGGGAGTGCAATGGGATCAAACTGAACCAGCAG GTGGAGTTCACCGTGCGTTTGAATGCCACAGACTGCCTAACAAAGAATGCCCCGATAAACATCAAAGTGCAGGGCATTAATGCCGTCCTCACTGTCTATGTGGAGACCATCTGTGACTGTGACTGCGAGGACCGCCAAGAGAACTCCTCTCACTGCAACTACAACGGAACGTTTCACTGTGGAATGTGCAG CTGTGATGATAAGCATCTTGGCCAGATGTGTGAGTGCCAGCTGAGCGATGACTTTGACTCCATAAAGGCCATGTCTGCGCTCTGTCGCCAGACCAACAACTCGGACATATGCAACGGCAATGGGCACTGCGAGTGTGGGAAATGTGCCTGCCATAACCAGTACCGTGGCCTGTTCTGTGAATGTGACGACAACAGCTGTCCCCAGGCcaacaacaaaatgtgcaatG ggaAGGGATCGTGTAGCTGTGGCACATGTATGTGTAATGTCGGATACAGTGGTGAAAAGTGTCACTGTCCTCCTGAGAAAGAACGGGACTGTTGGAAAGAGGGCGGCACGACATGCAGTGGACATGGCCAGTGTCCTTGTGACCACTGCATCTGCAAAAAGGGAATGACTGGGAAGTACTGTCACAAGGTCGAAGAACCATGTAGCACAAGATATCA GAACTGCACACTGTGTGCAGTACATGACTCAAAATACCCAGGAGTGAACTGTGATAAGGCCTGCTCTGGTCTGACTCCAGTTAAGATGGAGGGCCCACAGGAATATGACTGTGTTCTCGAGGGATTCACCTTCTATATTGAAGTAACAGATGATGGAAACATCAAGATATACCACGCAGACCTGCCCA GGTCTGTTGATAAGACCTCGGTCATCATCGGGAGTTCCGTAACAGGCATCGTGGTGATCGGTATTGTGATAATCATCGTGTACCGGCTACTGGTCGAGCTGTACGACCTGCGAGAATACCGCAGTTTTCTGCGTGCCCAGGAGCAGACTGACTGGAAACAT ACCCAAAATCCGCTCTTCCAGGGAGCGACGACCACTGTTATGAACCCACTGCACGATGGGGTGGAGTAA